In Miscanthus floridulus cultivar M001 chromosome 5, ASM1932011v1, whole genome shotgun sequence, one genomic interval encodes:
- the LOC136454133 gene encoding uncharacterized protein, which produces MASSEVKGRHDVPSFVLLDTQSYITGRPNSTTATSKTSIDLPIEVTFCAAHPPDLSYLFIHCPGLEVEPTDLSLAPKIISADADLVLLRVPRDPMARMIPSHSDYFVYKLNPEQSKLYLLPNPYPECFSDNEIAILGYGNRFAVATIRMPLRDFSFMLHLYHSGPDGKPGSWTSQRVPVEEPQRDIVCPIPDSAQRLMYHLTTKVITLGGAKGTVGFVDLWRGILLCDLLEDSPKLRDMPLPLPAKGNWSKFLNSCPYYCRDIAVNQSKDTIKYVEMEITRPTKVTWIASTSDSDSYYEWLNHQKLPRSYSLVPGSWKMTTWSMPIPITSWDSWHRRCTIRSEDINLPSDNTRHYELLRKLMSSGGTEEEKATEATLSLGCLHMAYPTMSIADDDDVVYLLSKGTSIRSVEMGVAVDASTSTGTLQGVVKLDTKRCMK; this is translated from the exons ATGGCGAGCTCCGAGGTCAAGGGCCGCCACGATGTCCCAAGCTTCGTCCTGCTCGACACCCAGAGCTACATCACCGGCCGACCCAACTCCACCACCGCCACTTCCAAGACGAGCATCGACCTGCCCATCGAGGTGACCTTCTGCGCCGCCCACCCGCCAGACCTCTCCTACTTATTCATCCACTGCCCGGGTCTAGAAGTGGAACCCACGGATTTGTCCCTGGCGCCCAAGATAATCAGCGCTGACGccgacctcgtcctcctccgcgtGCCGCGCGATCCCATGGCCAGAATGATTCCGAGTCACAGCGACTACTTCGTCTACAAGTTGAACCCTGAACAATCAAAGCTGTACCTGCTCCCGAACCCATATCCCGAATGCTTCAGCGACAACGAGATCGCCATACTGGGGTACGGCAACAGGTTCGCTGTGGCCACTATCAGAATGCCGCTccgtgatttttctttcatgctcCACCTATACCACTCTGGACCCGACGGCAAGCCAGGGAGTTGGACCTCCCAGCGGGTGCCCGTGGAGGAGCCCCAGAGGGACATCGTGTGCCCGATTCCTGACTCAGCACAGAGGCTCATGTACCATCTGACGACGAAGGTGATCACGCTCGGGGGTGCTAAAGGTACAGTTGGCTTTGTCGATCTCTGGCGAGGCATACTTCTCTGCGACTTGCTGGAAGACAGTCCCAAGCTCCGTGACATGCCGCTGCCCCTGCCAGCCAAGGGCAACTGGAGTAAATTCCTCAATAGCTGCCCGTACTATTGTCGTGACATCGCTGTCAACCAGAGCAAAGACACTATCAAGTACGTCGAGATGGAGATCACTCGGCCAACTAAGGTGACCTGGATTGCCTCCACATCCGATTCTGATTCCTATTACGAATGGCTGAACCACCAAAAACTTCCGCGGTCATACTCCTTGGTCCCTGGTAGCTGGAAGATGACTACATGGAGTATGCCTATCCCAATCACGTCATGGGACAGCTGGCATCGTCGATGCACAATCCGTTCAGAGGACATCAACCTCCCTTCTGACAACACAAGGCATTATGAGCTGCTGCGTAAACTCATGAGCAGCGGCGGCACCGAGGAGGAGAAGGCCACAGAGGCAACCTTGTCCCTGGGATGTCTTCACATGGCTTACCCCACCATGAGCatcgctgatgatgatgatgtggttTATTTGTTGTCCAAAGGCACCAGCATTCGATCGGTGGAGATGGGAGTCGCTGTTGATGCAAGTACAAGTACAGGGACTCTGCAAGGAGTGGTGAAGCTTGATACGAAGAG gtgcatgaaataa
- the LOC136454134 gene encoding uncharacterized protein — MADITYTARWPTSHTRLDGRHHIHGSARRRTGGAAAGSDRESPEDERRRPDGVAGRGDGRREGGSGRAQGGRGRGRAALPAAAGGARAEQRRVGDGGVALAGRGAAREERRADRGSAPLLFRRGAADCGRRRDRGPGRWREAVRAGGGTRGSGGGGVCGPARRGRGSGHASASDGAPGRGGSGRAPRRGGRGCAAATRGPAAAR, encoded by the coding sequence ATGGCCGACATCACATACACGGCTCGATGGCCGACATCACATACACGGCTCGATGGCCGACATCACATACACGGCTCGGCAAGGAGGAGAACGGGCGGCGCCGCAGCGGGCAGCGACAGGGAGAGCCCGGAGGACGAGCGCCGGAGGCCGGACGGAGTAGCTGGGAGGGGAGATGGCCGGCGGGAGGGGGGGTCTGGCCGGGCGCAGGGGGGACGAGGCCGGGGCAGGGCGGCGCTGCCGGCCGCGGCTGGCGGCGCGCGCGCGGAGCAGCGGAGGGTCGGGGACGGAGGCGTGGCGCTGGCTGGCCGCGGCGCGGCGAGGGAGGAGCGGCGGGCGGACAGGGGCTCAGCGCCCCTCCTGTTCCGTCGTGGGGCGGCGGATTGCGGGCGACGGCGCGACCGGGGGCCGGGGCGCTGGAGGGAGGCGGTGAGGGCGGGGGGCGGGACGCGCGGGTCCGGGGGGGGCGGGGTGTGCGGGCCGGCGCGGCGGGGACGCGGCAGCGGGCACGCGTCTGCAAGCGACGGGGCGCCGGGGCGCGGCGGATCTGGCCGCGCGCCGCGGCGGGGCGGGCGGGGGTGCGCAGCGGCCACTcgggggccggcggcggcgcggtga